A part of Gemmatimonas groenlandica genomic DNA contains:
- a CDS encoding acyl-CoA thioesterase: protein MSFAKHGLQVFDIPITVLPSDIDDNDHVNNVVYLRWIFDVALAHWNASASDAMKQVYGWVATRHEIDYRREAVFGDAIVARTWIGAVDSRRFERHTEIVRTADDHVLARGRSLWTLIARDTGRITRIPPDMVTLFSAYMHPA, encoded by the coding sequence ATGTCGTTCGCCAAGCACGGCCTGCAGGTCTTCGATATCCCGATCACGGTGCTGCCGTCGGACATCGACGACAATGACCACGTGAACAACGTGGTCTACCTCCGCTGGATCTTCGACGTGGCGCTGGCCCACTGGAACGCCAGCGCTTCGGACGCGATGAAACAGGTGTATGGCTGGGTCGCCACGCGCCACGAAATCGACTATCGCCGGGAGGCGGTGTTCGGCGACGCCATCGTGGCGCGCACCTGGATCGGCGCCGTGGACTCACGGCGATTCGAGCGCCACACGGAAATCGTGCGGACCGCCGATGATCACGTGCTGGCCCGCGGACGGTCGCTGTGGACGCTGATTGCGCGCGATACGGGGCGAATTACACGCATCCCGCCTGACATGGTCACGCTCTTCTCGGCGTACATGCATCCAGCGTGA